A region of Actinomycetota bacterium DNA encodes the following proteins:
- a CDS encoding acyl-CoA dehydrogenase family protein: protein MDLDTFLTEARRFLAEHLTPRRDGRDAWGIGDDRVTIIDEYEPDDEETVVAAARAWQRTRFEAGYAWISGPEEYGGRGLPFAYEHAFAELERGFEVPDMRPLVVGLGMIAPTILAHGSDLARDRYLTALHQGDVIACQLFSEPDAGSDLAAVRTRATRDGASWRLTGQKVWSSGAHLADIGLVLARSDPDAPKHAGLTMLLIDVRAPGVEVRPLRQMTGGSSFNEVFLEEVAVDDDHRVGEAGEGWRVAVTTLSNERATLGAGPSGQVPVEHLARMVAALGDAGDDHVLRSLGALARGVRAMELLVARGSEAITAGDAPGPELSLAKLLLARNQRAVADLAQRVAGPALAADVGSWGTFGWAPYLLGVPASRIAGGTDEILLDLLAERVLGLPRSR from the coding sequence CTGGACCTCGACACGTTCCTCACCGAGGCGCGCCGGTTCCTCGCCGAGCACCTGACTCCGCGACGGGATGGGCGGGACGCGTGGGGGATCGGCGACGACCGCGTCACCATCATCGACGAGTACGAGCCGGATGACGAGGAGACCGTCGTCGCCGCGGCACGAGCGTGGCAGCGGACCAGGTTCGAGGCGGGCTACGCGTGGATCAGCGGCCCCGAGGAGTACGGCGGACGTGGGCTTCCCTTCGCGTACGAGCACGCGTTCGCGGAGCTCGAGCGGGGGTTCGAGGTGCCCGACATGCGCCCGCTGGTCGTGGGGTTGGGCATGATCGCCCCGACCATCCTCGCCCACGGCTCCGACCTCGCCCGCGACCGCTACCTCACCGCGCTGCACCAGGGTGACGTCATCGCGTGCCAGCTGTTCTCCGAACCGGACGCCGGCTCCGACCTCGCGGCGGTCCGCACCCGTGCGACGCGCGACGGGGCGAGCTGGCGGCTCACCGGCCAGAAGGTGTGGAGCTCCGGGGCGCACCTCGCGGACATCGGGCTGGTGCTGGCGCGCAGCGATCCCGATGCTCCCAAGCACGCCGGGCTCACGATGTTGCTGATCGACGTGCGCGCGCCCGGCGTCGAGGTGCGGCCGCTGCGGCAGATGACCGGCGGGTCGTCGTTCAACGAGGTGTTCCTCGAGGAGGTGGCGGTCGACGACGACCACCGCGTGGGCGAGGCGGGCGAGGGCTGGCGTGTCGCGGTCACCACGCTGTCCAACGAGCGGGCCACGCTCGGGGCGGGACCGAGCGGGCAGGTTCCGGTCGAGCACCTCGCCCGGATGGTGGCCGCACTCGGCGACGCAGGAGACGACCACGTCCTCAGGTCGCTCGGGGCGCTGGCGCGGGGCGTGCGGGCGATGGAACTGCTCGTGGCGCGTGGGTCGGAGGCGATCACCGCCGGTGACGCCCCGGGCCCCGAGCTATCGCTGGCGAAGCTGCTGCTGGCACGCAACCAACGCGCGGTCGCGGACCTCGCGCAACGTGTTGCGGGGCCGGCGCTGGCGGCGGACGTCGGGTCGTGGGGCACGTTCGGCTGGGCCCCCTACCTCCTCGGTGTCCCCGCCTCCCGCATCGCCGGCGGCACCGACGAGATCCTGCTCGACCTGCTAGCCGAGCGCGTCCTCGGCCTCCCTCGCTCCCGCTGA